In Micromonospora sp. LH3U1, one genomic interval encodes:
- a CDS encoding ABC transporter permease, giving the protein MFRYILRRLLQMVLAFFGTTLIVYALTFAGQGDPIQALAGERPVTAAQRAYLTEKYHLDATGVGGFFYRYFDYVKNLLQGDLGESLTGRNIGDILQQAWPVTVRLALIALAVAIIFGVSAGVIAGIRRASIFDNSTLVLTLLVLGIPTIVLAPLAQYFLGVRWQLFPPTAGSDPTFYALLLPGIVLGSLSLATALRLTRASVAENLRADYVRTARSKGLVKRRIVVVHVLRNSLIPVVTFLGVELGNLMSGAIITEGVFNIPGVGFNLFRGIRTEDGPLVVGIVSVLVVVYLVSNLVVDVLYAVLDPRIRYE; this is encoded by the coding sequence ATGTTCCGCTACATCTTGCGGCGCCTACTGCAGATGGTCCTGGCGTTCTTCGGGACCACCCTGATCGTCTACGCGCTGACATTCGCCGGGCAGGGCGACCCGATCCAGGCGCTCGCCGGTGAGCGGCCGGTGACGGCAGCCCAACGGGCCTACCTGACCGAGAAGTACCACCTGGACGCCACGGGCGTCGGCGGCTTCTTCTACCGCTACTTCGACTACGTGAAGAACCTGCTCCAGGGCGATCTGGGCGAGTCGCTCACCGGCCGGAACATCGGTGACATCCTCCAGCAGGCCTGGCCGGTCACCGTGCGGCTCGCGCTCATCGCGCTCGCCGTGGCGATCATCTTCGGTGTCAGCGCCGGTGTGATCGCCGGTATCCGCCGGGCCAGCATCTTCGACAACTCGACCCTGGTGCTGACCCTGCTGGTGCTCGGCATCCCGACCATCGTGCTGGCGCCGCTCGCGCAGTACTTCCTGGGTGTCAGGTGGCAGCTCTTCCCACCCACCGCCGGGTCCGACCCGACGTTCTACGCGCTCCTGCTGCCGGGCATCGTGCTCGGCTCGCTGTCGCTGGCCACCGCACTGCGGCTCACCCGGGCCTCGGTTGCGGAGAACCTGCGCGCGGACTACGTCCGGACCGCCCGGTCCAAGGGCCTGGTCAAGCGCCGCATCGTCGTCGTCCACGTCCTGCGCAACTCGCTCATCCCGGTGGTCACCTTCCTCGGTGTGGAGCTGGGCAACCTCATGAGCGGCGCGATCATCACCGAGGGCGTCTTCAACATCCCCGGCGTGGGCTTCAACCTCTTCCGCGGCATCCGCACCGAGGACGGCCCCCTGGTGGTTGGCATCGTCAGTGTGCTCGTCGTGGTCTACCTGGTCTCGAACCTGGTGGTGGACGTCCTGTACGCCGTACTCGACCCGAGGATCCGCTATGAGTGA